From the genome of Cytobacillus firmus, one region includes:
- the groL gene encoding chaperonin GroEL (60 kDa chaperone family; promotes refolding of misfolded polypeptides especially under stressful conditions; forms two stacked rings of heptamers to form a barrel-shaped 14mer; ends can be capped by GroES; misfolded proteins enter the barrel where they are refolded when GroES binds): protein MAKEIKFSEEARRAMLRGVDSLANAVKVTLGPKGRNVVLEKKFGSPLITNDGVTIAKEIELEDAFENMGAKLVAEVASKTNDVAGDGTTTATVLAQAMIREGLKNVTAGANPMGIRKGIEKAVSTAVEELKAISKPIENKESIAQVAAISAADNEVGQLIAEAMERVGNDGVITIEESKGFTTELDVVEGMQFDRGYASPYMVTDSDKMEAVLENPYILITDKKITSIQEILPVLEQVVQQGKPLLLVAEDVEGEALATLVVNKLRGTFNAVAVKAPGFGDRRKAMLEDIAILTGGEVITEELGRDLKSATIDSLGRASKVVVSKENTTIVEGAGDSAQIGGRVNQIRTQMEETTSEFDREKLQERLAKLAGGVAVVKVGAATETELKERKLRIEDALNSTRAAVEEGIVSGGGVALLNVYNKVASIQAEGDEATGINIVLRAMEEPVRTIAHNAGLEGSVIVDRLKREAVGTGFNAATGEWVNMIEAGIVDPTKVTRSALQNAGSVAAMFLTTEAVVADKPEENAGPAMPDMGGMGGMGGMM from the coding sequence ATGGCTAAAGAGATTAAATTTAGTGAAGAAGCCCGCCGCGCGATGCTTCGCGGTGTAGATTCCCTTGCAAATGCGGTAAAAGTAACTCTTGGACCTAAAGGACGCAACGTGGTTCTTGAGAAGAAATTCGGTTCTCCATTAATCACTAATGATGGTGTGACAATTGCGAAGGAAATCGAACTTGAAGATGCTTTCGAAAACATGGGTGCGAAGCTTGTTGCTGAAGTAGCAAGCAAAACAAATGATGTTGCCGGTGACGGTACAACAACTGCAACTGTTCTTGCTCAGGCAATGATCCGTGAAGGCCTTAAGAACGTAACTGCAGGTGCTAACCCAATGGGCATCCGCAAAGGAATTGAAAAAGCGGTTTCTACTGCTGTTGAAGAGTTAAAAGCTATTTCAAAACCTATCGAAAACAAAGAGTCTATCGCACAAGTTGCTGCGATTTCTGCTGCTGACAATGAAGTTGGCCAGCTGATCGCTGAAGCAATGGAGCGCGTTGGCAACGACGGTGTTATCACAATCGAAGAATCTAAAGGATTCACAACTGAGCTTGATGTGGTAGAAGGTATGCAATTCGACCGCGGATATGCTTCTCCATACATGGTTACAGATTCTGATAAGATGGAAGCGGTTCTTGAAAACCCTTATATCTTAATCACTGATAAGAAGATCACAAGCATCCAGGAAATCCTTCCTGTACTTGAGCAGGTTGTACAGCAAGGCAAGCCATTATTGCTTGTAGCTGAAGATGTTGAAGGTGAAGCACTTGCTACACTAGTAGTTAATAAGCTTCGCGGAACATTCAATGCAGTAGCGGTTAAAGCTCCTGGCTTCGGTGACCGCCGTAAAGCAATGCTTGAAGATATCGCGATCCTGACTGGCGGTGAAGTAATCACTGAAGAGCTAGGCCGTGACCTTAAATCTGCTACAATCGATTCTTTAGGACGCGCTTCTAAAGTGGTTGTTTCAAAAGAAAACACGACAATCGTTGAAGGTGCTGGAGACAGCGCGCAAATCGGCGGCCGTGTGAACCAGATCCGCACTCAAATGGAAGAAACTACTTCTGAATTTGACCGCGAAAAATTACAAGAGCGCCTTGCTAAGCTAGCTGGCGGTGTGGCAGTGGTTAAAGTTGGTGCTGCTACTGAAACTGAATTGAAAGAGCGCAAGCTTCGCATCGAAGACGCCCTTAACTCTACACGTGCAGCTGTAGAAGAAGGAATTGTTTCCGGTGGTGGTGTTGCCCTTCTAAACGTATACAACAAAGTGGCTTCTATCCAGGCTGAAGGCGATGAAGCAACAGGCATCAACATCGTACTTCGTGCAATGGAAGAGCCTGTACGCACAATTGCTCACAATGCTGGCCTTGAAGGTTCAGTTATTGTTGACCGCTTAAAGCGCGAAGCAGTTGGAACAGGCTTCAACGCTGCTACTGGCGAGTGGGTAAACATGATCGAGGCTGGTATCGTTGACCCAACTAAAGTAACTCGTTCAGCTCTTCAAAACGCTGGATCTGTTGCGGCTATGTTCTTAACAACTGAAGCAGTTGTTGCTGACAAGCCGGAAGAAAATGCTGGCCCTGCAATGCCTGACATGGGCGGCATGGGTGGAATGGGCGGCATGATGTAA
- a CDS encoding S8 family serine peptidase, whose translation MSRELIVIAKPNVSLTNLNARTISFNNRESDSSLSILASEQVQIQPLFEVEQIQPTSSLAVENYVELPDLSKYYKVNAPDGNLEELVEQIRNHELVEDAYIKPAAELARLAVEPVADVAPPATPDFSIRQGYLEAAPVGIDARYAWNFPGGKGNGINVIDIEGAWRFSHEDLQVNQGGVIDGIPSSDIGWRNHGTAVVGVISGDENSLGITGISPDAKIHAISIFGENQTTSTAILKAANTLDPGDIILIELHRPGPRFNFQERVDQKGYIAIEWWQDDFDAIRFATAKGVIVVEAAGNGAENLDEEIYENKFNRSQRDSGAIIVGAGAPPPGTHGRDHGPDRSRLEFSNYGAIVDAQGWGREVTTTGYIDLQGGVNEEVWYTDQFSGTSSASPIVVGTLTCLQGIIKSRGQVPLKPVRARDLLRNSGSPQQDAPTRPRTQRIGNRPDLKQLTDMILKEVSINNDWESLGGNLDSAPTVVAWESNRLDCFAKGPDNHMYHKWWDGHAWHDWEDLWGDLDSAPTVVAWGPNRLDCFAKSPDNHMYHKWWDSHAWHDWEDLGGNLVSDPTVVAWESNRLDCFAKGSDNHMYHKWWDGHAWHDWEDLGGDLDSAPTVVAWGPNRLDCFAKGPDNHMYHKWWDGHAWHDWEDLGGNLVSDPTVIAWESNRLDCFAKGPDNHMYHKWWDGHAWHDWEDLGGNLVSAPTVAAWGPNRLDCFAKGPDNHMYHKWWDGHAWHDWEDLGGHLVSAPTVVAWGPNRLDCFAKGPDNHMYHKWWNGLRWSGMD comes from the coding sequence ATGTCCCGAGAATTGATTGTAATAGCTAAACCAAATGTCAGTTTAACAAATTTAAATGCGAGAACAATTTCTTTCAACAATAGAGAATCAGATTCCTCATTAAGTATATTAGCATCTGAACAAGTTCAGATTCAGCCGCTTTTTGAGGTAGAACAAATACAACCAACTAGCTCTTTAGCTGTCGAAAACTATGTAGAACTACCTGATCTTTCTAAATACTATAAAGTGAATGCTCCTGATGGAAATTTAGAAGAGCTCGTAGAACAAATTCGTAATCATGAATTAGTTGAAGATGCTTATATTAAACCCGCAGCGGAACTTGCCAGATTAGCTGTAGAACCTGTGGCAGATGTTGCCCCTCCAGCTACTCCAGATTTTAGTATTAGACAGGGATATTTAGAGGCTGCTCCAGTTGGAATCGACGCACGATACGCCTGGAATTTTCCTGGTGGAAAAGGCAATGGAATAAATGTAATAGATATTGAAGGAGCGTGGAGATTCTCACATGAGGATTTGCAAGTAAATCAAGGTGGAGTCATTGATGGGATTCCATCTTCAGATATAGGGTGGAGAAATCATGGGACGGCAGTAGTTGGTGTCATTAGTGGAGATGAGAATTCTTTAGGTATCACAGGAATTAGCCCAGATGCAAAAATACATGCAATTTCTATTTTTGGAGAAAATCAAACCACCTCTACAGCAATTTTAAAAGCTGCTAATACTTTAGATCCTGGAGATATTATTCTTATCGAGCTACACAGACCTGGCCCCCGATTTAATTTTCAAGAAAGAGTCGATCAAAAGGGATATATTGCAATTGAATGGTGGCAAGATGATTTTGATGCAATTCGCTTTGCAACTGCCAAGGGAGTTATCGTGGTAGAAGCTGCGGGGAATGGAGCAGAAAATTTAGATGAAGAGATATATGAAAATAAGTTCAATCGTAGCCAAAGAGATTCAGGAGCTATTATAGTTGGAGCTGGAGCACCCCCTCCTGGTACACATGGTAGAGATCATGGTCCTGATCGATCTAGACTCGAGTTTTCTAATTACGGAGCTATTGTTGATGCTCAAGGGTGGGGAAGGGAAGTAACCACCACTGGTTATATTGATTTACAAGGTGGAGTGAACGAAGAAGTTTGGTATACAGACCAATTCAGCGGAACATCTAGTGCTTCACCTATTGTGGTTGGCACACTCACCTGCCTTCAAGGAATTATAAAATCTCGTGGACAAGTACCACTAAAACCTGTGCGTGCAAGGGATTTACTTAGAAATTCTGGTTCTCCACAGCAAGATGCACCAACAAGGCCTAGAACACAACGTATTGGGAATCGGCCAGACTTAAAACAATTAACTGATATGATTCTCAAAGAAGTGTCGATAAACAATGACTGGGAAAGCCTTGGAGGGAACCTTGACTCCGCACCGACTGTCGTAGCCTGGGAGTCAAACCGATTAGACTGTTTCGCCAAAGGCCCTGACAACCATATGTATCATAAATGGTGGGATGGCCATGCCTGGCATGATTGGGAAGATCTTTGGGGGGACCTTGACTCCGCACCGACTGTCGTAGCCTGGGGACCAAACCGATTAGACTGCTTCGCCAAAAGCCCTGACAACCATATGTATCATAAATGGTGGGATAGCCATGCCTGGCATGATTGGGAAGACCTTGGGGGAAACCTTGTCTCTGACCCCACTGTCGTAGCCTGGGAGTCAAACCGATTAGACTGTTTCGCCAAAGGCTCTGACAACCATATGTATCATAAATGGTGGGATGGCCATGCCTGGCATGATTGGGAAGACCTTGGGGGGGACCTTGACTCCGCACCGACTGTCGTAGCCTGGGGACCAAACCGATTAGACTGTTTCGCCAAAGGCCCTGACAACCATATGTATCATAAATGGTGGGATGGCCATGCCTGGCATGATTGGGAAGACCTTGGGGGAAACCTTGTCTCTGACCCCACTGTCATAGCCTGGGAGTCAAACCGATTAGACTGTTTCGCCAAAGGCCCTGACAACCATATGTATCATAAATGGTGGGATGGCCATGCCTGGCATGATTGGGAAGACCTTGGGGGAAACCTTGTCTCCGCACCGACTGTCGCAGCCTGGGGACCAAACAGATTAGACTGTTTCGCCAAAGGCCCTGACAACCATATGTACCATAAATGGTGGGATGGCCATGCCTGGCATGATTGGGAAGACCTTGGGGGACACCTTGTCTCCGCACCGACTGTCGTAGCCTGGGGACCAAACAGATTAGACTGTTTCGCCAAAGGCCCTGACAACCATATGTATCATAAATGGTGGAATGGGTTACGTTGGAGTGGAATGGATTAA
- a CDS encoding YwqI/YxiC family protein, translating to MDTEIKLRISEIEHALSKLQSSANVLQPSLPSTIGENNVLDFINKLNAVNRQLQQVTEAYKSVLLQNEETTRQSVQFLDESDRLLSRGIHAMPKK from the coding sequence ATGGATACTGAGATCAAGCTAAGGATAAGTGAAATAGAACACGCACTCTCAAAACTTCAATCCTCCGCTAACGTGCTCCAGCCATCCCTTCCATCCACTATTGGGGAGAATAATGTCCTTGATTTCATCAATAAATTGAACGCTGTAAATAGACAGCTTCAACAGGTGACAGAAGCCTATAAATCTGTATTGCTCCAAAATGAAGAAACAACGCGGCAATCCGTACAATTCTTAGATGAATCGGATCGGCTGCTTTCAAGGGGGATACATGCGATGCCGAAAAAATAA
- a CDS encoding YdiK family protein — protein sequence MRSTPLFSGFIYILLGCLFTFIAIQNTQREETWGFFTYFLILIATFDFATGLRMVGQHFKMKK from the coding sequence ATGAGAAGCACACCTTTGTTTTCAGGCTTTATTTACATCCTTCTCGGATGTCTTTTCACCTTTATAGCCATCCAGAATACCCAGCGGGAAGAAACCTGGGGATTCTTTACGTATTTTCTAATCTTAATTGCCACATTTGATTTTGCCACCGGTCTCCGGATGGTTGGCCAGCATTTTAAAATGAAAAAATGA
- the groES gene encoding co-chaperone GroES — MLKPLGDRIIIELVETEEKTASGIVLPDTAKEKPQEGKVVAVGTGRVLENGERVALEVADGDRIIFSKYAGTEVKYEGKEYLILRENDILAVIG, encoded by the coding sequence TTGTTAAAGCCACTAGGTGATCGAATCATTATCGAGCTTGTTGAAACTGAAGAAAAAACTGCAAGCGGCATCGTACTGCCGGACACTGCTAAAGAGAAGCCTCAAGAAGGCAAAGTTGTAGCTGTGGGAACTGGCCGCGTTCTTGAAAATGGTGAGCGTGTTGCCCTTGAAGTTGCTGACGGCGACCGTATCATCTTCTCAAAATACGCTGGTACTGAAGTAAAGTACGAAGGCAAAGAATATTTAATTTTACGTGAAAATGACATTCTTGCTGTAATTGGCTAA
- a CDS encoding YwqH-like family protein yields the protein MSLGYYYSLLAKKQSDLQRLLACEGELQGKQQEFNHYRHTVTKPDLSPFTWQGKLADEFEDIRFEQMLTSYTDIESNQFQDVFSAISRKLQQIQQEIDSIKQTIASLEAQLAEERSKKK from the coding sequence ATGTCTTTAGGATATTACTACAGTTTATTGGCGAAGAAACAAAGTGATCTGCAGAGACTGCTGGCCTGTGAGGGGGAGCTCCAAGGAAAGCAGCAGGAGTTTAACCACTATCGGCATACCGTCACAAAGCCTGATCTTTCCCCTTTTACCTGGCAGGGAAAGCTGGCAGATGAATTTGAGGATATCCGGTTTGAACAAATGCTTACGAGTTACACTGACATTGAGTCAAATCAGTTTCAAGATGTGTTTTCAGCCATAAGCCGGAAGCTGCAGCAGATCCAGCAGGAAATCGATTCTATCAAACAAACAATCGCTTCCCTGGAAGCACAGCTTGCAGAAGAGAGGTCGAAGAAAAAATGA
- a CDS encoding DUF4317 domain-containing protein gives MNKKDIAQIRKQFKLNNDLLKISDIFNVYIMKESSEIYHYESQPFEMLDQDQQELFMDNFKKLLGGQLDEKLFELKFQRDAENSSQLILHQGLLTNDAEGWTEQMLQIVGKMLGIRQYEKDIVVTFIRGEYLKPMKRRNAEAEESERDAVYSHPFILCSINNTQEPKKELLFDYVEREFKYHFTVDPIINLKSPISGFLFPCFTDHAADVNHVLYSAGKVHEPDHQFIEDVLNGEETMTAQDDKIVFEEIIKDVTGDQLSTSTLSNVYEEINRMIVENEEDEPPKLDSKDVEHVLKVSGIEDIDSEKVQSAYQKIIDDDKYEIKASSVLPKYNSKSIKISTKAANISICPQDLRYVRQINFDGKRYLMIEVEEDTVIEGFTMIPEAFGGGSDKE, from the coding sequence GTGAACAAAAAAGACATTGCACAGATTCGGAAACAATTTAAATTAAATAATGACCTATTAAAGATCTCGGATATTTTTAATGTTTATATTATGAAGGAATCAAGCGAGATTTATCATTATGAAAGCCAGCCTTTTGAAATGCTGGATCAGGATCAGCAGGAGCTGTTTATGGACAACTTCAAAAAGCTGCTTGGCGGCCAATTGGATGAAAAGCTCTTTGAATTAAAGTTTCAGAGGGATGCGGAAAACAGCAGTCAGCTCATCCTTCATCAAGGGCTGCTGACCAATGATGCTGAAGGATGGACGGAACAAATGCTTCAGATTGTCGGTAAAATGCTGGGAATCCGGCAATATGAAAAGGATATCGTCGTTACGTTCATTCGCGGAGAGTATCTTAAGCCCATGAAGCGACGCAATGCAGAAGCCGAGGAAAGTGAACGGGATGCCGTTTATTCTCATCCCTTTATTCTCTGCAGCATCAATAACACGCAGGAACCGAAGAAAGAACTGCTTTTTGACTATGTCGAACGGGAATTTAAATATCATTTTACCGTTGATCCAATTATCAACCTCAAGTCTCCCATTTCAGGGTTTCTATTTCCTTGCTTCACCGATCACGCGGCTGATGTCAATCATGTCCTGTATTCTGCAGGCAAGGTCCATGAGCCCGACCACCAGTTCATTGAGGACGTTTTAAACGGGGAAGAAACAATGACGGCGCAGGATGATAAAATCGTTTTTGAAGAAATTATTAAAGACGTAACAGGAGATCAGCTTAGCACATCAACACTTTCCAACGTATATGAAGAGATAAACCGGATGATCGTGGAAAACGAAGAGGATGAACCGCCTAAGCTGGATTCAAAAGACGTAGAACATGTTTTAAAGGTGAGCGGTATCGAAGACATTGATTCTGAAAAGGTCCAATCCGCTTATCAAAAAATCATTGATGATGACAAATATGAAATAAAGGCAAGCAGCGTCCTGCCTAAATACAATTCAAAATCAATCAAAATCAGCACAAAAGCAGCCAACATATCCATTTGTCCGCAGGATCTTAGATATGTAAGACAAATTAATTTTGACGGCAAGCGTTACCTGATGATCGAGGTGGAAGAGGATACCGTGATTGAAGGCTTTACGATGATTCCGGAAGCTTTTGGCGGAGGTTCTGATAAAGAATAA
- a CDS encoding SMI1/KNR4 family protein: MADFEFINELENKLYKVTNDDILKAEQRMDISLPNDLKQLYLEVGYGFIEGLSANSINRILGPGAVADIRLREGVFEFDPDLDELFDDEDKLIFFEVNEGVYISIDLQLANNPIFYFDTQIAESLEDFFKKFLNNNEYFIDLIED, encoded by the coding sequence ATGGCTGATTTTGAATTTATAAATGAACTAGAAAATAAACTTTATAAGGTAACTAATGATGATATATTAAAAGCTGAACAAAGAATGGACATCAGCCTTCCAAATGATTTAAAACAGTTATATTTAGAAGTTGGTTATGGTTTTATTGAAGGTCTAAGTGCTAATTCAATTAATAGAATATTGGGACCAGGGGCTGTAGCAGATATTAGATTAAGGGAAGGTGTTTTTGAATTTGATCCAGATTTAGATGAACTTTTTGATGATGAAGATAAACTTATTTTTTTTGAAGTAAACGAGGGTGTTTATATTTCGATAGATTTGCAATTAGCTAATAATCCAATATTTTATTTCGATACTCAAATAGCTGAATCGTTAGAGGATTTTTTTAAAAAGTTTCTCAATAATAATGAATATTTTATAGATTTAATTGAGGATTAG
- a CDS encoding CPBP family intramembrane glutamic endopeptidase, producing MKKEYWIILIAYIAMQLSSLFGVPLVLLAADALGQNPENMQILAVAYWLVISFTITLIITLLLLRKEMKRGLDRDASSVAGSVGWAIGGIFLALIAQATAASIENLIGIEMGSENTQQIIRIIEASPIVILISSVIGPILEEIVFRKIIFGSLHKRFNFFLSALISSIIFALAHFEPEHVLLYSAMGFTFAFLYVKTKRIIVPIFAHVAMNTFVAVVQLNQDNIQKWLKEMENMQSFISFF from the coding sequence TTGAAGAAGGAATACTGGATTATATTAATCGCCTATATTGCCATGCAGCTTTCAAGCTTATTTGGCGTTCCGCTCGTTTTATTAGCCGCCGATGCCCTGGGACAGAATCCGGAGAATATGCAGATTCTTGCAGTGGCCTACTGGCTCGTAATCAGTTTCACAATCACGCTGATCATTACGCTTCTATTACTAAGGAAAGAAATGAAACGGGGACTGGATAGGGATGCCTCTTCTGTTGCAGGCTCTGTGGGCTGGGCTATTGGAGGCATATTCTTGGCCCTGATTGCTCAAGCTACTGCTGCAAGTATTGAAAACCTGATTGGCATTGAAATGGGATCTGAAAATACACAGCAGATTATCAGGATTATTGAAGCATCGCCAATCGTCATTTTAATCAGTTCGGTCATCGGGCCAATCCTTGAGGAAATCGTCTTTAGAAAGATTATTTTTGGCTCTCTTCACAAGCGCTTCAACTTCTTCCTTTCAGCCCTGATCAGCTCGATCATTTTTGCTCTGGCCCATTTTGAGCCTGAACATGTACTGTTATACTCAGCAATGGGATTCACCTTTGCCTTTTTATATGTCAAGACGAAGCGGATCATCGTGCCGATTTTTGCCCATGTAGCGATGAACACCTTCGTTGCGGTTGTTCAGCTGAATCAGGATAATATACAAAAGTGGTTAAAGGAAATGGAAAACATGCAGAGCTTTATCAGCTTTTTCTAG
- a CDS encoding VOC family protein, whose amino-acid sequence MIKGIGGIFWRTKNLDVVKKWYSEVLKIEIDNWNGTVITPQLGNETIFSFFTENDSYFPAEQQVMLNFQVHNLDEMIMHLEQIGVPLVKEREVSEFGKFIWVEDPEGRLVELWEK is encoded by the coding sequence ATGATTAAAGGTATCGGCGGGATATTTTGGAGAACCAAGAACCTTGATGTTGTGAAAAAATGGTACAGTGAAGTGCTGAAGATTGAAATAGATAATTGGAATGGAACTGTGATTACTCCCCAATTAGGAAATGAGACGATCTTTTCTTTCTTTACCGAGAATGACAGTTATTTTCCAGCAGAACAACAAGTGATGTTAAATTTTCAAGTGCATAATTTAGATGAGATGATTATGCATCTTGAACAAATTGGTGTACCTCTAGTTAAGGAAAGAGAGGTTAGTGAGTTTGGAAAGTTTATTTGGGTTGAAGATCCTGAAGGTCGACTGGTCGAGCTATGGGAGAAATAG
- a CDS encoding ribonuclease YeeF family protein: MSIGRRRFILKVLDARELHSGLKDLHSNLDSLEEQIRNIARDVEGITSLEDSFRGEGAAAIQAFFQECHSPFLLFFEGFLADYQNTLKGIASSLQMLEPASNGFIRQSFLVGEAAQGLVKTESITNSLTDETNAVMQKVSDIVSLPHLQDGEFSAHVRRAELHRRNTVDDLMTFDSQQTLALDPIEQDLHLMQTYIDEISSLFQSGNLSISGYSVKQLHSSPIYGELLQGIRHKAGNSMRSPEFFKELGVTALGQILPPGAYSIWAVWQSTYERKTIHYQLRALKALAELNSNEISPEEFTSLSGREILTVDVIDEYGIGSENQGGKFLLYEDGRIVREFYGEKGIAYEFVDSIPEDRVGGVRELDSIADGTPLEILEYLSLAAVVRKQGTKVIRKSIKKADFDALVRILKEEKGHVVLPGKKAGKSTGELNKDLAKAYLRDIEAKTGRKVNKEQIDLIKEDLRNKNYEKLTPRETAKHRSKFTSSLKDKLIAEWEEKTNQKWPRYTEEVLDKNGEVARSIGQPYDAHHIIENNFGGPHEWWNIHPAKYPNEHQAGIHGKGAPSGKLFPRR; this comes from the coding sequence TTGTCGATTGGCAGGAGGCGATTTATACTGAAGGTATTAGATGCAAGGGAGTTGCACAGCGGATTGAAGGATCTTCACTCCAATCTCGACTCCTTAGAAGAGCAGATAAGAAACATTGCACGTGATGTAGAAGGAATTACCTCGCTTGAGGACTCCTTCCGGGGGGAGGGAGCAGCCGCTATTCAGGCTTTCTTCCAGGAATGTCATTCTCCTTTTCTCTTATTTTTTGAAGGTTTTCTTGCAGACTATCAAAATACTTTAAAAGGAATAGCTTCTTCCCTTCAGATGCTCGAGCCGGCAAGCAATGGATTCATCCGTCAGAGCTTTTTGGTTGGAGAAGCAGCACAGGGCCTGGTAAAAACAGAATCTATCACCAATAGCCTAACAGATGAGACCAATGCGGTGATGCAGAAAGTTTCTGATATTGTCAGTCTCCCTCACCTGCAGGATGGGGAGTTTTCGGCACATGTAAGGAGAGCAGAACTTCACCGGAGAAATACGGTAGATGATCTTATGACCTTTGACAGCCAGCAAACACTGGCACTTGATCCAATTGAGCAGGATCTTCATCTGATGCAGACATACATCGATGAAATTTCCAGCCTCTTTCAAAGTGGAAATCTCAGCATTTCCGGCTATTCCGTCAAGCAGCTTCACTCCAGCCCCATCTATGGAGAGCTTTTACAAGGCATCAGGCATAAAGCAGGAAATTCCATGCGTTCTCCGGAATTCTTTAAAGAGCTGGGCGTAACTGCTCTAGGTCAGATTCTGCCGCCCGGCGCTTATTCCATTTGGGCTGTCTGGCAGAGCACATATGAAAGAAAGACCATCCACTATCAGTTAAGAGCTTTGAAAGCTTTAGCCGAGCTAAACAGCAACGAAATCAGCCCGGAGGAATTCACCTCCCTGAGCGGCCGGGAGATCCTGACTGTTGATGTCATAGACGAGTATGGCATCGGCAGCGAGAATCAGGGCGGAAAGTTTCTCCTATATGAAGACGGCCGGATTGTGCGGGAATTCTATGGAGAAAAAGGAATAGCCTACGAATTCGTCGACTCCATTCCAGAAGACCGAGTGGGCGGAGTGCGGGAACTGGACTCCATAGCTGACGGAACCCCGCTTGAAATTCTCGAATACCTGTCGCTCGCGGCTGTTGTCAGAAAGCAAGGAACCAAGGTCATTCGGAAAAGTATCAAAAAGGCCGACTTTGATGCGCTTGTCAGGATATTGAAAGAGGAAAAGGGCCATGTGGTCTTGCCGGGGAAGAAGGCTGGTAAGAGTACGGGTGAACTTAATAAGGATTTAGCAAAAGCTTATTTGAGGGATATAGAGGCTAAAACTGGACGAAAGGTTAATAAAGAGCAAATTGATCTAATAAAAGAAGACTTGAGAAACAAAAACTATGAAAAATTGACACCAAGAGAGACAGCTAAGCATAGAAGCAAATTTACATCGAGCTTGAAAGATAAATTGATTGCAGAATGGGAAGAAAAAACTAATCAAAAGTGGCCAAGATATACAGAAGAAGTGCTTGATAAGAATGGAGAGGTTGCTCGGAGTATTGGTCAACCGTATGATGCCCATCATATCATAGAGAACAATTTTGGCGGCCCTCATGAGTGGTGGAATATTCATCCCGCAAAATATCCTAATGAACACCAAGCAGGGATACATGGAAAGGGAGCTCCATCGGGTAAACTATTTCCAAGGAGGTAA